AAGATCAGTTGTTTTTAAAACATATAGGATTCGATGTTCATGCCATAGAAAAAGCCTTTAAGAGCAATGCCAAAGGCAAAAAGGTAAAGGGTGGAAGTACCATATCTCAGCAAACTGCAAAGAACGTGTTTTTGTGGCCCGGTCGTTCCTGGGTTAGAAAAGGCTTCGAAGCCTATTTTACATTGCTGATTGAGTTACTTTGGAATAAAGAACGGATCCTGGAAGTTTATCTTAACGTTATAGAAATGGGAGACGGTATCTACGGTGCCGAAGCCGCTGCACAAGAATACTATGGTAAATCTTGTAGTGAGCTAAGTCGTAAACAGGCTGCGCTCATTGCTGCATGTTTTCCTAATCCGTTAAGATGGACACCTGAACGACCAACAACTTACATCAGGCACAGACAGTATTTGATTATGCGC
The nucleotide sequence above comes from Pedobacter sp. MC2016-14. Encoded proteins:
- the mtgA gene encoding monofunctional biosynthetic peptidoglycan transglycosylase — encoded protein: MAAKKRKATKSKSPLWEKITTIALRVLVWFVMVSIVWVLAYRFINPPITLLMIERNIERKADGKSFKTHKKWVDFEDISDNMKRAAVSAEDQLFLKHIGFDVHAIEKAFKSNAKGKKVKGGSTISQQTAKNVFLWPGRSWVRKGFEAYFTLLIELLWNKERILEVYLNVIEMGDGIYGAEAAAQEYYGKSCSELSRKQAALIAACFPNPLRWTPERPTTYIRHRQYLIMRNMRRLGPLDF